The nucleotide window aagATAAAATTGTCCATGAAATAGTTTATGTTACAATAGAGTTGACACCATTATAGATGGAGAGTATGAAAATTGTGTCAGATTTTAATGTTGAGGTACTAATGTGATAGTTTTTAAATATAATGTatcaaaatgatgaatggacCTAATATGAGGTactatttgtaaaattttctctaaATACATTATTAAAACTACACTATTATGTTTTAATATTATTCAGCACGACATCACGAGCATAATGAATTGTCCTTGACACTTTTTTTGTTGGGTCCTTGTGGTTGTTTTGGGATAGATTTGTATTACCAAATTGTCAACAAAATGTCCATCAAACCTATTAGATGTGAAAATTAagagttttatatatatatatatatatatatatgtccttTCCAAAGCAGACGTCCACACTtttgctaaagtgcggacgtcgatcTTCTGCAGCGTTTCAGGCATCGATGGCGGCGCGAATCAGGCAGGACGGAAGCAGAAGGCATCCCAAACAGCTTCTGGGCAGCGattgaggtcggaggaggtcgaggtcacaggtttctgggcaacgacctcacctgcaactgccgATTTCTGGGCAGCGCCACAACCATGTCACCGACGACTGCAGACCTGTCCGTCCGACCCCTAACCTCCATCCGGCAAGCCCTGCCGCTCCGTCTCGCCCCGAGCCGAGTTGCagcgtcgacgtccgcactttagtgAAAGTGCGGGCGTCCTCTTAGGAACGGCTCtgtatacatacacacacacacatagggCCCTTATagtgagggatccttttttttttgtcttttctaggggtagagcattagaccaacttttcgatcatattttaacATCCTAACCGTTCAGATTTTAGGTCCAAATGTgcagatcacttctgcaaattttcagccaaattgattatcgttaaggcattcaaacggcgacttaagattataagtatgaacggttcaagtttgacagatttggttcgttaaGTGATTTATTCTAGGTTAatatcttaacgatcaccgatttggctgaaaatttgcataaatgatctatccattaggacctaaaaactgaacggttgagatgccgaattgtgatcgaaaagttgatcTAATgtcctatccctataaaagaccaaaaaagagATCCTTAGTGgaaggactatatatatatatatatatatatatatatatatatatatagtcattctcatgtaaggatatccttacttTAGCCTTAGGAacagattttcaattttgaccacttttcgatcacatcttaaccgttcagtttttaggtcataatgtatatatcacttttgcaaatttttagccaaattgatgatcgttaaggtatcaaactcgattaaaccaatgaacgaaccgaatctgtctaaCCGGAACCGTTTGTGTTCATTAttataaattgcagttttgaatgccttaacgatcatcaatattaatttgctgaaattttgcagagatgatctatacattaggacctaaaaactgaacaattaaaatgtgaatatgtgataaaAAAGTGGTCAAAAACTTGAAATCCGTTCCGAAGTTAAGGTAAGGACATCCTTAGTCAACAAGgactgtgtgtgtgtctatatatatatatatatatatatatatgatatttcttcttctcgttgaagaatgttgactttAGTGTGCCCTAGTTTTATAggtgtaataggagagaattcccaattcaagttagaataggaatccttgtactccaaGATTTGTAATCCCTAaatcctattatcaatgaatacatACAACTATTTTCccaattctctctgcaattctcTTTTCCTTATTTAGGATTACATTGTTTTTTCATTCGGTGGAAACCCGAAAGGCTGAGCAAGTTAATTTCATTTCCAAAAGGGAAAATAATGTACTCCTAAAACATATAACATATAGATTCCTTAATTTGTTAGGCCGTTGATCGATTTCCCGTATTGGAAACACTAAAAAGGCCGTAGCAAGGAGAATTTAACAGACCAGTGGAAGTAAAGCCTCCACTTTTATAGAAGCTAGAGCGTGAGTAGGATAAAACAGAACTCCCAAAACGAGCTAGCTTTCTCGGAGTGGTCTGACACAAAATTGGGTGAAAATTTCGGAATGCTATGCAACTCAAGCCATGATCATGTCTGAAATAATAGTGAAATCTCTCTATAGTGTTaaacccgataggtgttgggtttaatcaattggagagagacccgctCTGAAACCAAGCGTGgcctgtggcccaccattgtattAATTAACCTGAtatgtgttgggttttaatcacaaaaggtctcggtacaattgggtaaaagccacccacttataagttatattttatttgtcacttttccaatgtgggatctttcctctccaacatatAGTACTCTGTCTCATAGAATGCATGTCTTGCGATGCCTCACACCTGCATGCTGCTGAGAAGCTCAAAAGACAACTAGAAAAATGGCAGGCCggctttactaattaattatggTTATACACATAAAGCCTACATTAATAAGGCTCTTCATGAGGCATTCAGTCCTGGCGTCCTGTGacgaaaacaacaacaacaacgtcCTATCACTGCTGGAAAAGTGGTCCAGTTGTTTGGATATATAAGCTAGCTGTTTGATGATACGACTCTGTAAAGCCATGGACGACTTGGGCACAAGTGTTGGAGAACTGGTGGAGTTACAAAAGAAGGAACGTACATGAAGGCAAGAGCCAGGTTGATAAAGTCAAACGGGAGCATTGGAAAATTGATGTGCAGAAAATTGAGCAGTCCAGTAAGACCAAGGACAAGTTTATAAGTTATAAGTTGAggcaaaggaaaaagaagaggaagtggTATATGAAGCTAGCAGGAAGGAGACCGAAAAGATTGCAGTGAATCTAGTTCAGACGAGGTTTACTTCAGTTTTTGGATCCTTGCAAGGACTGTCGCTCAAAAGTACGGTGAGATTGCAAGGGAAAACAATGCATCTGCAGAGGTTAGATGGTTAGGATTTATGTATTTGAGTTCTATggacaaacaaaaaatgtaaGAATTGGCTGTGGTTAGTTATTTATGTCCTAAACTTTTCTCAGGAATATTATATTGCTTTTAGTTAGTTACTTGAATATCATAATTAATCTTTAGTCATAAGCTGATAAGAAGgttgaattttgtttttgttattaaCAAACATTCACTAAAACCAAACTGGCCTGTTAATTCTCCATTTCTCTGTCATCTAGTCGGGCTGCGTCTTGTTTGAACAGGCTAGTTGATAGGACAATTATAGAATCTAGAAAGTTAATGCAGAAATTACAAGAGAACTTGATGAGTAACTGGTCGGTCATCAACCACTAACATTAGCATAACTAAAGATTCTACCGCATAAGTCCAATAGTCCATTAAACAGCGGGCAGCTAACAGATCGGAAAAGCAAAAAAGACTTGAAttacagagagagaaaaacGACAATACATTTCAACCTAACCCTAACCCCTTATGCAAGGAAGGAGGGCAGCTAccagaaaagcaaaaaaaactTGAATTACAGAGAGAAAAAACGACAATACATTTCAACCTAGCCCTAACCCCTTACGCGAGGAGcaggaggttttttttttttttttttttgggggggtggTGCGGGGTGGGGTGGGTGTGGTGTTGAACAGAAATTAGAAATGCCAAGTCCATACATATCTATCTGTTATTATAAAGCAAGCTACTCCAAATACAAATCCCATAGCTATTCCAATGACAACACCCTTGTATTCTACTCTTGATTTGCTGTGTGGCCGTGGCTGTGGCAGTGGTTCTGAAAAAGAGGGACAAGGGGAAGCATAATCACCGCAAATATTATTATTCCCTTCGAAGCTTGAATTTGGGAAGGTCCCAAACTGACCTCCTGTAGGGATCTCTCCATCCAATTGATTGTATGCAACACTAAACTTGGACAAAAAGCTGAGACGAACCAATGAAGGCGGTATTTCCCCTGAAAGCTTGTTATGAGACAAATCCAATGTCTCCAAGTTGGTCACCTCAGATAAATAATTTGGAATTGGTCCTGATAGACTGTTGAATCCCAGATTCAAAACATGAAGCGCTTTCAGGTTTCCAAAGGCTGGCCAGATTGGTCCGCTAAGATTATTGTTGCTGAAATCCAGTGTCGGTGGAAAGCTCCAAACTTTATTGTACTGCAATCCCCTTGCACTTGCATTCTTTTTCATGAAAAGAGGAAAATCAGGGGATGGTTCCCTAAATGAGATGTTCCCAGTAATGAGGCTCTGTAGTTTAGTTAAGCTTCTCGGGATATAGCCATTAAAAGAATTGTTTGATATATCCAAGAAGAAGAGATCAGTAAAATTGCCAAGCCAAGCTGGAATTGTACCTTCCAAGCAGTTCCAGGATATATCCAATAACTGCAATCTGCTGCTCCTACTCAACCACTGGGGTATTGAACCCGTGAGCCTACTGTTTGTAATAATGAGAACCTTCAACTTTGCAAAATGAATGGTTGGATCGGCGGGTAATTCTTCATCATAGAAGTTCATGGCGAGAACCAAAGTAGTTAGATTCTGACACTGCTGTAAAATTTGAAGGGCAGATGACAGATTATAATGGCTGGAGTTCGAAAGTGAGAGGTAATTGAGAGTATGAAAATCCTTGAAGCTGTCAGGTATTTGGCCACTCAAGTTGTTCCGGGCAAGATTTATATTATTCAAATGCCGACAAGAGGGAAGATTGGATGGAATTTCCCCATCAAACTGGTTTGAACCTAGATCAAGAGAGGCCAAACTTGTCATTGCTGAACAATTTATATCAATTGGACCGTCCAATGAATTGTTTCTCAAATTAAGCAAAGAGATAGTTGGGGAACTTGACAAGGAAGGGGGTATCTGACCACTGAAATTATTGGAATGAGCAACAAAATACTGTAATCTTCCAAGGCTGTGGAAAACATCAGGAATAGTCCCTGAAAACCAATTCGCTGAGATATCCAAACGATTAAGGTTAATCAGCTTACCAACTTCTTTGCTCAGTGGCCCAGTAAGCTTGTTATCTTGAATAGTTAATCTGGTCAGATTTTGCAGCTGATATATACCCTCAGGTACACCACCGGAGAGATTATTCGTGAGAAGACTTAGGTCCTCCAAGGAACTACAATTTCCAAGACTTGGTGGTAGATTACCAGACAAGTAGTTCACAGCCAACTTCAGTACCTGAAGCCTAATAGAATTTGCGCAGATGCTTTGTGGAATAGAACCATTAAAGTAATTTTGAGAGATGTCAAGGAACAGAAGTGAAGGTAAATTGAAATCAACTGGAATGGGGCCAGACAAGTCATTAAAACTCAAGTCTAAGTACTCTAAATTTGGCAATTGGAAAAGTGAAGCAGGAAgtgagtttttaaggaaattgTGAGAAAGATTGAGGGCTCGAAGTTGTTCCAAATTTCCCAAAGATTCAGAGACATTTCCGATTAGTTTTTTACTCGAAAGACCCAACTCAACCACTCTATAAGTATCAACAGAATCATTCAATCCAAGAGAGAACGAAGAGTTGCAAGTAATACCTGCCCATTTACAGCAATCAGCAGAGAAATTCTTGCCCCACCCACCAATGGCACTTTGCAGACTACTCGAGAAATCCAACAATGCATACAAATCATTTGGATGGCACGTCAGGTTATGAGAACGCAAAACTAGTGGCTGGAAGCAAAATCCAATGACAAAGAGAACCACCCAGAAATCTTGAACACCCATATCGCACGAGCACTCCAAAAATTTTGAGCTTTGGAAGAGAGATAACCGTGTTCTCTGGTGAAAACTGAAGCACATATAAGGTAAAAAAATGACAAACTCAAGCACAGATAAGTGATGCTTCTATTTTATGTGAATCAGAATAACCAATGCAAGAGAGAGGAAATAAGAAAGAGGACCTTTTAAATGAAGTAGTGATGGACATAGAAAGAATGGCTGGTTTTGAGTCTTGTCTTCGTCTTTGAAAACTTCAAAGAACGAATGAAGACGCTTCACTTTCTCTTCTAGTGATTAGTTTACACTGTCGGTA belongs to Rosa chinensis cultivar Old Blush chromosome 4, RchiOBHm-V2, whole genome shotgun sequence and includes:
- the LOC112199802 gene encoding phytosulfokine receptor 1 isoform X4, encoding MSITTSFKSFHQRTRLSLFQSSKFLECSCDMGVQDFWVVLFVIGFCFQPLVLRSHNLTCHPNDLYALLDFSSSLQSAIGGWGKNFSADCCKWAGSNQFDGEIPSNLPSCRHLNNINLARNNLSGQIPDSFKDFHTLNYLSLSNSSHYNLSSALQILQQCQNLTTLVLAMNFYDEELPADPTIHFAKLKVLIITNSRLTGSIPQWLSRSSRLQLLDISWNCLEGTIPAWLGNFTDLFFLDISNNSFNGYIPRSLTKLQSLITGNISFREPSPDFPLFMKKNASARGLQYNKVWSFPPTLDFSNNNLSGPIWPAFGNLKALHVLNLGFNSLSGPIPNYLSEVTNLETLDLSHNKLSGEIPPSLVRLSFLSKFSVAYNQLDGEIPTGGQFGTFPNSSFEGNNNICGDYASPCPSFSEPLPQPRPHSKSRVEYKGVVIGIAMGFVFGVACFIITDRYVWTWHF
- the LOC112199802 gene encoding phytosulfokine receptor 1 isoform X2, which encodes MGVQDFWVVLFVIGFCFQPLVLRSHNLTCHPNDLYALLDFSSSLQSAIGGWGKNFSADCCKWAGITCNSSFSLGLNDSVDTYRVVELGLSSKKLIGNVSESLGNLEQLRALNLSHNFLKNSLPASLFQLPNLEYLDLSFNDLSGPIPVDFNLPSLLFLDISQNYFNGSIPQSICANSIRLQVLKLAVNYLSGNLPPSLGNCSSLEDLSLLTNNLSGGVPEGIYQLQNLTRLTIQDNKLTGPLSKEVGKLINLNRLDISANWFSGTIPDVFHSLGRLQYFVAHSNNFSGQIPPSLSSSPTISLLNLRNNSLDGPIDINCSAMTSLASLDLGSNQFDGEIPSNLPSCRHLNNINLARNNLSGQIPDSFKDFHTLNYLSLSNSSHYNLSSALQILQQCQNLTTLVLAMNFYDEELPADPTIHFAKLKVLIITNSRLTGSIPQWLSRSSRLQLLDISWNCLEGTIPAWLGNFTDLFFLDISNNSFNGYIPRSLTKLQSLITGNISFREPSPDFPLFMKKNASARGLQYNKVWSFPPTLDFSNNNLSGPIWPAFGNLKALHVLNLGFNSLSGPIPNYLSEVTNLETLDLSHNKLSGEIPPSLVRLSFLSKFSVAYNQLDGEIPTGGQFGTFPNSSFEGNNNICGDYASPCPSFSEPLPQPRPHSKSRVEYKGVVIGIAMGFVFGVACFIITDRYVWTWHF
- the LOC112199802 gene encoding phytosulfokine receptor 1 isoform X1, which translates into the protein MSITTSFKSFHQRTRLSLFQSSKFLECSCDMGVQDFWVVLFVIGFCFQPLVLRSHNLTCHPNDLYALLDFSSSLQSAIGGWGKNFSADCCKWAGITCNSSFSLGLNDSVDTYRVVELGLSSKKLIGNVSESLGNLEQLRALNLSHNFLKNSLPASLFQLPNLEYLDLSFNDLSGPIPVDFNLPSLLFLDISQNYFNGSIPQSICANSIRLQVLKLAVNYLSGNLPPSLGNCSSLEDLSLLTNNLSGGVPEGIYQLQNLTRLTIQDNKLTGPLSKEVGKLINLNRLDISANWFSGTIPDVFHSLGRLQYFVAHSNNFSGQIPPSLSSSPTISLLNLRNNSLDGPIDINCSAMTSLASLDLGSNQFDGEIPSNLPSCRHLNNINLARNNLSGQIPDSFKDFHTLNYLSLSNSSHYNLSSALQILQQCQNLTTLVLAMNFYDEELPADPTIHFAKLKVLIITNSRLTGSIPQWLSRSSRLQLLDISWNCLEGTIPAWLGNFTDLFFLDISNNSFNGYIPRSLTKLQSLITGNISFREPSPDFPLFMKKNASARGLQYNKVWSFPPTLDFSNNNLSGPIWPAFGNLKALHVLNLGFNSLSGPIPNYLSEVTNLETLDLSHNKLSGEIPPSLVRLSFLSKFSVAYNQLDGEIPTGGQFGTFPNSSFEGNNNICGDYASPCPSFSEPLPQPRPHSKSRVEYKGVVIGIAMGFVFGVACFIITDRYVWTWHF
- the LOC112199802 gene encoding phytosulfokine receptor 1 isoform X3, giving the protein MSITTSFKSFHQRTRLSLFQSSKFLECSCDMGVQDFWVVLFVIGFCFQPLVLRSHNLTCHPNDLYALLDFSSSLQSAIGGWGKNFSADCCKWAGITCNSSFSLGLNDSVDTYRVVELGLSSKKLIGNVSESLGNLEQLRALNLSHNFLKNSLPASLFQLPNLEYLDLSFNDLSGPIPVDFNLPSLLFLDISQNYFNGSIPQSICANSIRLQVLKLAVNYLSGNLPPSLGNCSSLEDLSLLTNNLSGGVPEGIYQLQNLTRLTIQDNKLTGPLSKEVGKLINLNRLDISANWFSGTIPDVFHSLGRLQYFVAHSNNFSGQIPPSLSSSPTISLLNLRNNSLDGPIDINCSAMTSLASLDLGSNQFDGEIPSNLPSCRHLNNINLARNNLSGQIPDSFKDFHTLNYLSLSNSSHYNLSSALQILQQCQNLTTLVLAMNFYDEELPADPTIHFAKLKVLIITNSRLTGSIPQWLSRSSRLQLLDISWNCLEECKCKGIAVQ